The DNA region AGAAAAGGACCCGTTCTCCCGAAGAACAGGCCCTGTCACCTCATCGATTTATGCGTATTATGCATTCTTTTGCACCCAAATTTGCTTCATTTGATGAATAAAGAAATGGTATTTTTCCTCCTGCACATCGGTATGCACCATTTCGGCCTCGCACGCATCGCATATAAATTCCGATACGATATGAATGCCTTCGGTTTTTGGCTCCCCGCATATAATGCAAGTTCTTTCGGTCCGCTCATCCATGCCCAAATCCCACCTTGTCTGTTTTACTATCAGTATGACACAGATTCTATTATTTTAAACCTTTTCATAGTCCCTTACCTGCTTTATCTTATGCCGCATGGCCCGCGGCTGTGTTTGTACGCCGC from Paenibacillus macerans includes:
- a CDS encoding sigma factor G inhibitor Gin, with protein sequence MDERTERTCIICGEPKTEGIHIVSEFICDACEAEMVHTDVQEEKYHFFIHQMKQIWVQKNA